The genomic region AATGCGAACATGCTGTTGCGCACCCATACCTCGCCGGTACAGGTCCGCACCATGGAAGCGAACAAGCCGCCGATCCGCATCGTCTGCCCAGGCCGTGTGTACCGCAGCGACTCGGATATCACCCACTCGCCGATGTTCCATCAGGTCGAAGGCCTGCTGGTGGATCGCGACATCAACTTCGCCGACCTCAAGGGCACCATCGAAGAATTCCTGCGGGTGTTCTTCGAGAAAGAATTGGCGGTGCGTTTCCGTCCTTCGTTCTTCCCGTTCACCGAGCCATCGGCTGAAGTCGACATGGAATGCGTGATGTGCAGCGGTAAAGGCTGCCGCGTCTGCAAGCAGACCGGTTGGCTGGAAGTCATGGGTTGCGGCATGGTCCACCCCAACGTGCTGCGCATGTCCGGGATTGATCCGGAAGAGTTCTCGGGCTTTGCCTTCGGCATGGGTGTCGAGCGTCTGGCCATGCTGCGTTACGGCGTGAACGACTTGCGTCTGTTCTTCGACAACGACTTGCGGTTCCTCGCGCAATTTCGCTAGTCGTAACGAATCTTTAGGAGAGCAGGATGAAATTCAGTGAACAATGGCTGCGTGGCTGGGTAAGCCCGCAGGTAAGTCGTGACGAGCTGGTTGCGCGTCTGTCGATGGCCGGTCTTGAGGTCGATAGCGTTACGCCGGCCGCCGGTGTTTTCAGCGGTGTAGTGGTGGGCGAGGTGTTGAGCACCGAGCAGCATCCCGATGCCGACAAGTTGCGTGTGTGCCAGGTCAGCAATGGCGCGGAAACCTTCCAGGTCGTGTGCGGAGCGCCTAACGTGCGTCCGGGCCTGAAGATCCCGTTCGCCATGATCGGCGCCCAACTGCCGGGCGACTTCAAGATCAAGAAGGCCAAGCTGCGTGGTGTTGAGTCCAACGGCATGCTGTGTTCCCAGGCCGAGTTGCAGGTGGGAGAGGGCAACGATGGCCTGATGGAACTGCCGGCCGACGCGCCAGTGGGCCAGGACATCCGTGTCTATCTGGAATTGGAAGACGCCAGCATCGAGGTCGACCTGACCCCGAACCGCGGCGATTGCCTGTCCCTGGCGGGCCTGGCCCGTGAAGTGGGCGCGCTGTACAACACGCCTGTCACCCGTCCAGTCGTCGCTGCCGTGCCGGCAGTGCACGACGAAGTACGCTCGATTGACGTGCTGGCGCCAAACGCCTGCCCGCGTTACCTGGGGCGTGTGATCCGTAACGTCGACCTGTCCAAGCCAACCCCGCTGTGGATGGTGGAACGTTTGCGTCGCGCAGACGTGCGCAGTATCGACGCCGCTGTCGACATCACCAACTATGTGATGCTGGAGCTGGGCCAGCCGCTGCACGCTTTTGATCTCGCCGAAATCAATGGCGGCATCCGCGTGCGCATGGCCGAAGAAGGCGAGAAGCTGGTGCTCCTGGATGGTCAGGAAGTCAGCCTGCGTGCCGACACCCTGGTCATCGCCGACCACTCCCGCGCCTTGGCGATTGCCGGCGTAATGGGCGGCGAGCACAGCGGCGTGTCAGCGACCACCCGTGACGTGTTCCTTGAAAGCGCATTCTTCGACCAGATCGCTATTGCTGGCAAGGCGCGTTCCTACGGCCTGCACACCGATGCGTCGCACCGCTACGAGCGTGGCGTGGACTGGAAGCTTGCCCGTGAAGCCATGGAGCGCGCCACTGGCCTGCTGCTGGACATCACTGGTGGCGAAGCCGGCCCGATCACCGAAACCGTCAATCAACAGTACCTGCCGTCGATTGCGCCTATCACCCTGCGCGCCAAAAGCGTCGAGCAAATGCTTGGCCTGGTGATCGAACCGAC from Pseudomonas synxantha harbors:
- the pheS gene encoding phenylalanine--tRNA ligase subunit alpha, which codes for MENLDALVAQALEAVQSAEDVNALEQIRVHYLGKKGELTQVMKTLGNLPAEERPQVGALINVAKERVTEVLNARKASLEEADLAAKLAAESIDVTLPGRGQASGGLHPITRTLERIEQFFTHIGYGIAEGPEVEDDYHNFEALNIPGHHPARSMHDTFYFNANMLLRTHTSPVQVRTMEANKPPIRIVCPGRVYRSDSDITHSPMFHQVEGLLVDRDINFADLKGTIEEFLRVFFEKELAVRFRPSFFPFTEPSAEVDMECVMCSGKGCRVCKQTGWLEVMGCGMVHPNVLRMSGIDPEEFSGFAFGMGVERLAMLRYGVNDLRLFFDNDLRFLAQFR
- the pheT gene encoding phenylalanine--tRNA ligase subunit beta → MKFSEQWLRGWVSPQVSRDELVARLSMAGLEVDSVTPAAGVFSGVVVGEVLSTEQHPDADKLRVCQVSNGAETFQVVCGAPNVRPGLKIPFAMIGAQLPGDFKIKKAKLRGVESNGMLCSQAELQVGEGNDGLMELPADAPVGQDIRVYLELEDASIEVDLTPNRGDCLSLAGLAREVGALYNTPVTRPVVAAVPAVHDEVRSIDVLAPNACPRYLGRVIRNVDLSKPTPLWMVERLRRADVRSIDAAVDITNYVMLELGQPLHAFDLAEINGGIRVRMAEEGEKLVLLDGQEVSLRADTLVIADHSRALAIAGVMGGEHSGVSATTRDVFLESAFFDQIAIAGKARSYGLHTDASHRYERGVDWKLAREAMERATGLLLDITGGEAGPITETVNQQYLPSIAPITLRAKSVEQMLGLVIEPTEIEQLLSALGLGISSSGEGQWQVEVPSHRFDISLEVDLIEELARLYGYNRLPVRYPQARLAPQPKTEARAHLPELRRLLVARGYQEAVTYSFIDPKQFELFNPGVEPLLLANPISNDMAAMRSSLWPGLVKALSHNLNRQQDRVRLFESGLRFVGQLDGLKQEPMLAGVVCGSRLPEGWAQGRDVVDFFDVKADVEAVLGFAGALDAFTFVPGSHPALHPGQTARIEREGRLVGFIGAIHPELSKTLGLDRPVFVFELVLAEVATGKMPKFSELSRFPEVRRDLALIADRDVAATAVLDVIRENAGEWLTDLRLFDVYQGKGIDPHRKSLAVGLTWQHPSRTLNDDEVNTTTQNILTSLEQRLNATLRK